One window from the genome of Eucalyptus grandis isolate ANBG69807.140 chromosome 7, ASM1654582v1, whole genome shotgun sequence encodes:
- the LOC104455866 gene encoding inorganic phosphate transporter 1-4-like, translating into MAKDQLEVLNALDQAKTQLYHFTAVVIAGMGFFTDAYDLFCISLVTKLLGRIYYYVPGSSKPGSLPPNAAAAVNGVALCGTLAGQLFFGWLGDKLGRKRVYGITLMLMVGCSIASGLSLGSSPGAVMATLCFFRFWLGFGIGGDYPLSATIMAEYSNKKTRGSFIAAVFAMQGFGILAGGTVAIIVSSIFRALYPARPFVHDHVGSTVPQADYVWRIILMFGALPAALTYYWRMKMPETPRYTALVAKNAEKTCVDMSKVLQVDIPVEKQTIESQDRVETASFGLFSKEFLRRHGLHLLGTTSTWFLLDIAYYSQNLFQKDIFSAVGWLPAAKSMSALGELYKIARAQTLIALCGTVPGYWFTVFLIDRIGRFTIQSIGFLFMSVFMFALALPYHHWTLKENNIGFVVMYGLTFFFANFGPNSTTFIVPAEIFPARIRATCHGISAASGKAGAIVGAFGFLYASQNQDKAKADPGFPAGIGMRNSLIVLAVINILGLFLTLLVPESKGKSLEEISGDVQEEGKIGCSF; encoded by the exons ATGGCGAAGGATCAGCTAGAGGTCCTCAACGCGCTGGACCAGGCCAAGACTCAACTCTACCACTTCACTGCGGTGGTGATCGCCGGGATGGGCTTCTTCACCGACGCGTACGACCTCTTCTGCATCTCCCTGGTGACCAAGCTCCTCGGCCGGATCTATTACTACGTGCCCGGATCCTCGAAGCCTGGTAGTTTGCCCCCAAACGCAGCAGCCGCCGTGAACGGGGTCGCTTTGTGCGGGACCCTGGCAGGGCAGCTCTTCTTCGGGTGGCTCGGGGACAAGCTGGGCCGCAAGCGCGTCTACGGCATCACCCTTATGCTCATGGTGGGGTGTTCCATCGCCTCCGGGCTCTCCTTGGGGAGCTCGCCGGGGGCCGTCATGGCGACCCTTTGCTTCTTCAGATTCTGGCTAG GTTTCGGCATCGGAGGGGACTATCCATTGTCCGCGACGATCATGGCAGAGTACTCCAACAAGAAGACCCGGGGCAGTTTCATCGCGGCGGTGTTCGCGATGCAAGGGTTCGGGATCCTCGCAGGCGGGACAGTCGCTATCATCGTCTCCTCCATCTTCCGCGCTCTGTACCCCGCGCGGCCGTTCGTCCATGATCACGTGGGATCCACCGTCCCCCAGGCAGACTACGTGTGGAGGATAATCCTGATGTTCGGCGCGCTGCCAGCGGCCCTCACCTACTactggaggatgaagatgccGGAGACGCCGCGCTACACCGCCCTGGTGGCCAAGAACGCCGAGAAGACCTGCGTGGACATGTCGAAGGTCTTGCAAGTCGATATCCCGGTCGAGAAGCAAACCATCGAGAGCCAAGACCGGGTTGAAACCGCCAGTTTCGGGCTCTTTTCCAAGGAGTTCCTCCGTAGGCATGGCTTGCACCTGCTGGGCACGACAAGCACCTGGTTCTTGCTAGACATTGCCTACTACAGCCAAAACCTCTTCCAGAAGGACATATTCAGCGCGGTCGGATGGCTCCCCGCTGCGAAATCCATGAGCGCCCTCGGCGAGCTCTACAAGATCGCCCGGGCCCAAACCCTAATCGCGCTCTGCGGCACCGTCCCGGGCTACTGGTTCACGGTCTTCCTCATCGACCGCATCGGCCGGTTCACCATCCAGTCCATCGGGTTCCTCTTCATGTCGGTGTTCATGTTCGCCCTAGCCTTGCCGTACCACCACTGGACCCTCAAGGAGAACAACATCGGGTTCGTGGTCATGTACGGGCTGACCTTCTTCTTCGCCAACTTCGGGCCCAACAGCACGACCTTCATCGTCCCCGCCGAGATCTTCCCAGCCCGGATCAGGGCCACGTGCCACGGGATCTCAGCAGCCTCGGGGAAGGCCGGCGCCATCGTGGGCGCCTTCGGGTTCCTGTACGCGTCGCAGAACCAGGACAAGGCCAAGGCCGACCCGGGGTTCCCCGCCGGGATCGGGATGAGAAACTCATTGATCGTGCTCGCGGTGATCAATATACTGGGATTGTTCTTGACTCTTCTCGTGCCTGAATCCAAAGGAAAATCACTCGAGGAAAT ATCAGGGGATGTTCAGGAGGAGGGGAAAATCGGATGCTCCTTTTGA
- the LOC104454280 gene encoding 40S ribosomal protein S15a-1, which translates to MVKVSVLNDALKSMYNAEKRGKRQVMIRPSSKVIIKFLLVMQKHGYIGEFEYVDDHRSGKIVVELNGRLNKCGVISPRFDIGVKEIEGWTARLLPSRQFGYIVLTTSAGIMDHEEARRKNVGGKVLGFFY; encoded by the exons aTGGTGAAGGTTAGCGTTTTGAATGACGCTCTTAAGAGCATGTATAATGCTGAAAAGCGGGGGAAGAGACAGGTCATGATCAGGCCCTCGTCGAAAGTGATCATCAAGTTTCTTCTGGTGATGCAGAAGCATG GTTACATTGGAGAGTTTGAGTATGTCGATGACCACAGGTCTGGCAAAATTGTGGTTGAACTCAATGGAAGGCTAAACAAGTGCGGAGTTATCAGTCCCCGTTTTGATATTGGTGTCAAGGAGATCGAAGGCTGGACCGCTAGGTTGCTGCCCTCTAGACAG TTTGGTTACATTGTGCTAACAACTTCAGCTGGCATCATGGATCATGAGGAGGCTAGGAGGAAGAATGTCGGTGGAAAAGTACTTGGTTTCTTTTACTAG